The following proteins come from a genomic window of Ovis canadensis isolate MfBH-ARS-UI-01 breed Bighorn chromosome 22, ARS-UI_OviCan_v2, whole genome shotgun sequence:
- the DENND10 gene encoding DENN domain-containing protein 10 isoform X2, with product MAATEAADTQLMLGVGLIEKDTNGEVLWVWCYPSTTATLRNLLLRKCCLTDENKLLHPFVFGQYRRTWFYITTVEVPDSSILKKVTHFSIVLTAKDFNPEKYAAFTRILCRMYLKHGSPVKMMESYIAVLTKGICQSEENGSFLSKDFDTRKAYLAGSIKDIVSQFGMETVILHTALMLKKRIVVYHPKIEAVQEFTRTLPALVWHRQDWTILHSYVHLDADELEALQMCPGYIAGFVDLEVSNRSDLYDVFVNLADSEITIAPLAKEAMTMGKLHKEIGQLIVQSAEDPEKSDSQVIQDISLKTKEIFTNLAPFSEVSDDGEKRVLNYEALKQRRFPPATENFLYHLAAAEQMLKI from the exons ATGGCTGCTACCGAGGCTGCGGACACTCAGCTGATGCTCGGAGTCGGGCTGATTG AAAAGGACACAAATGGAGAAGTTCTGTGGGTGTGGTGTTACCCTTCCACCACAGCTACTTTAAGGAATCTGCTGCTGAGAAAATGCTGCCTTACAGATGAAAACAAACTGCTCCATCCCTTCGTCTTTGGTCAGTACAGAAGAACATGGTTTTATATCACCACAGTTGAAGTTCCAGATTCTTCCATTTTGAAAAAG GTGACTCATTTTTCTATTGTTCTGACCGCCAAAGATTTTAATCCAGAGAAATATGCCGCCTTCACTAGGATATTGTGTAG AATGTACCTGAAGCATGGGAGTCCAGTTAAGATGATGGAGAGTTACATCGCGGTTCTCACGAAGGGGATATGCCAGAGTGAAGAAAATGGCTCTTTCCTTAGCAAGGACTTTGATACCCGAAAGGCATACCTTGCAGGTTCCatcaaag acaTTGTATCTCAGTTTGGAATGGAAACTGTTATCTTACACAcagcactgatgctaaagaaaAGAATTGTCGTCTATCATCCCAAAATAGAAGCTGTCCAGGAGTTTACCAG GACTCTGCCTGCCCTGGTATGGCATCGACAGGACTGGACCATACTTCACTCCTACGTGCACCTGGATGCCGATGAACTGGAAGCCCTACAGATGTGCCCAG GTTACATCGCTGGATTTGTGGACTTGGAGGTGAGCAATAGATCAGACCTGTACGATGTGTTTGTGAATCTGGCAGACAGTGAAATCACCATTGCCCCGCTCGCAAAAG AGGCCATGACAATGGGCAAACTGCATAAAGAAATTGGTCAGTTAATTGTCCAGTCGGCAGAAGATCCAGAGAAGTCAGACAGCCAAGTAATACAG GATATCTccctaaaaacaaaagaaatcttcACCAACCTGGCTCCATTTTCAGAAGTTTCGGATGATGGAGAAAAGCGAGTGCTCAATTATGAGGCACTAAAGCAAAGACGATTTCCACCAGCCACAGAAAACTTCCTCTACCATCTAGCAGCCGCGGAGCAAATGCTGAAAATCTGA
- the DENND10 gene encoding DENN domain-containing protein 10 isoform X1, with translation MAATEAADTQLMLGVGLIEKDTNGEVLWVWCYPSTTATLRNLLLRKCCLTDENKLLHPFVFGQYRRTWFYITTVEVPDSSILKKVTHFSIVLTAKDFNPEKYAAFTRILCRMYLKHGSPVKMMESYIAVLTKGICQSEENGSFLSKDFDTRKAYLAGSIKDIVSQFGMETVILHTALMLKKRIVVYHPKIEAVQEFTRTLPALVWHRQDWTILHSYVHLDADELEALQMCPDQIVKICLQCGRPGFNPWVGKIPWRKAWQPTVFWPGEFPWTKEPGGLHSLELQRGYIAGFVDLEVSNRSDLYDVFVNLADSEITIAPLAKEAMTMGKLHKEIGQLIVQSAEDPEKSDSQVIQDISLKTKEIFTNLAPFSEVSDDGEKRVLNYEALKQRRFPPATENFLYHLAAAEQMLKI, from the exons ATGGCTGCTACCGAGGCTGCGGACACTCAGCTGATGCTCGGAGTCGGGCTGATTG AAAAGGACACAAATGGAGAAGTTCTGTGGGTGTGGTGTTACCCTTCCACCACAGCTACTTTAAGGAATCTGCTGCTGAGAAAATGCTGCCTTACAGATGAAAACAAACTGCTCCATCCCTTCGTCTTTGGTCAGTACAGAAGAACATGGTTTTATATCACCACAGTTGAAGTTCCAGATTCTTCCATTTTGAAAAAG GTGACTCATTTTTCTATTGTTCTGACCGCCAAAGATTTTAATCCAGAGAAATATGCCGCCTTCACTAGGATATTGTGTAG AATGTACCTGAAGCATGGGAGTCCAGTTAAGATGATGGAGAGTTACATCGCGGTTCTCACGAAGGGGATATGCCAGAGTGAAGAAAATGGCTCTTTCCTTAGCAAGGACTTTGATACCCGAAAGGCATACCTTGCAGGTTCCatcaaag acaTTGTATCTCAGTTTGGAATGGAAACTGTTATCTTACACAcagcactgatgctaaagaaaAGAATTGTCGTCTATCATCCCAAAATAGAAGCTGTCCAGGAGTTTACCAG GACTCTGCCTGCCCTGGTATGGCATCGACAGGACTGGACCATACTTCACTCCTACGTGCACCTGGATGCCGATGAACTGGAAGCCCTACAGATGTGCCCAG ATCAGatagtaaaaatctgcctgcaatgtgggagacctggcttcaatccctgggttgggaagattccctggaggaaggcatggcaacccactgtattctggcctggagaattcccatggaccaaggagcctggtgggctgcactcgttggagttgcaaagag GTTACATCGCTGGATTTGTGGACTTGGAGGTGAGCAATAGATCAGACCTGTACGATGTGTTTGTGAATCTGGCAGACAGTGAAATCACCATTGCCCCGCTCGCAAAAG AGGCCATGACAATGGGCAAACTGCATAAAGAAATTGGTCAGTTAATTGTCCAGTCGGCAGAAGATCCAGAGAAGTCAGACAGCCAAGTAATACAG GATATCTccctaaaaacaaaagaaatcttcACCAACCTGGCTCCATTTTCAGAAGTTTCGGATGATGGAGAAAAGCGAGTGCTCAATTATGAGGCACTAAAGCAAAGACGATTTCCACCAGCCACAGAAAACTTCCTCTACCATCTAGCAGCCGCGGAGCAAATGCTGAAAATCTGA
- the SFXN4 gene encoding sideroflexin-4: MEPNVRFWITERQSFIQRFLQWTELLDPTNLVLSIEKIEKSRQLLLTNEDASRGDLEDKRIQEAWKRSLSTVHPDNSRLIPGPFRPAALLPFTAPTLFLSMLPVKNLKSMILPQASFYTYSTVFNIVNGNASYDRRAYESLLLGAGVIVSSTFLGLFPRLLQVRLSMNSILSRDVIPVIILAQLSGMNVIASRSLEPVRGIEVMDKEGNVIGYSRKAGTKAVKDTATSRVVLFGTSAFIPEVFAYFFKRTQFFLQNPWSLWTLKLSCTILVMGLMVPVSFSVFPQIGRIQCSELEKEIQSATEETELFYNRGV, translated from the exons ATGGAACCCAACGTGCGCTTCTGGATCACCGAACGCCAA TCTTTTATTCAAAGATTTCTTCAGTGGACAGAATTGCTGGATCCTACGAATTTGGTCCTTTCAATT gaaaaaatagaaaaatcgaGGCAACTGTTGTTAACAAATGAGGATGCATCCAGAGGTGACCTGGAGGACAAAAGG ATACAAGAAGCTTGGAAGAGAAGTCTT TCCACAGTGCATCCTGACAATAGCAGACTAATCCCTGGTCCTTTTCGACCTGCAG CTCTCCTGCCTTTCACGGCGCCCACG CTATTTCTGTCAATGCTCCCAGTGAAAAATCTGAAGTCCATGATTTTACCTCAG GCTTCCTTCTACACCTACAGTACAGTCTTCAACATCGTCAATGGAAATGCAAGCTAT GATCGTCGTGCATATGAGAGCTTATTACTAGGAGCAGGAGTGATTGTGTCTTCAACTTTTTTGGgc TTATTCCCTCGTTTGCTCCAAGTAAGGCTTTCAATGAATAGCATTCTGAGCAGAGACGTCATTCCCGTCATCATCCTCG CCCAGCTCAGTGGGATGAATGTGATTGCCTCCCGAAGTTTGGAGCCCGTGCGGGGGATCGAGGTCATGGACAAGGAAGGCAATGTCATAGGTTATTCCAGAAAAGCTGGGACAAAG GCTGTTAAAGATACAGCAACATCCAGAGTTGTGCTGTTTGGGACCTCTGCGTTTATCCCTGAAGTCTTcgcatacttttttaaaag GACCCAGTTTTTCCTGCAGAATCCATGGTCACTGTGGACCCTGAAGCTTTCTTGTACTATCCTCGTCATGGGATTGATGGTGCCAGTTTCCTTTAGTGTCTTCCCACAGATTGGACGG atACAGTGCAGTGAGCTTGAAAAGGAAATTCAGTCAGCAACCGAAGAAACAGAACTCTTCTATAACAGAGGGGTGTAG
- the DENND10 gene encoding DENN domain-containing protein 10 isoform X3 translates to MAATEAADTQLMLGVGLIEKDTNGEVLWVWCYPSTTATLRNLLLRKCCLTDENKLLHPFVFGQYRRTWFYITTVEVPDSSILKKVTHFSIVLTAKDFNPEKYAAFTRILCRMYLKHGSPVKMMESYIAVLTKGICQSEENGSFLSKDFDTRKAYLAGSIKDIVSQFGMETVILHTALMLKKRIVVYHPKIEAVQEFTRTLPALVWHRQDWTILHSYVHLDADELEALQMCPEAMTMGKLHKEIGQLIVQSAEDPEKSDSQVIQDISLKTKEIFTNLAPFSEVSDDGEKRVLNYEALKQRRFPPATENFLYHLAAAEQMLKI, encoded by the exons ATGGCTGCTACCGAGGCTGCGGACACTCAGCTGATGCTCGGAGTCGGGCTGATTG AAAAGGACACAAATGGAGAAGTTCTGTGGGTGTGGTGTTACCCTTCCACCACAGCTACTTTAAGGAATCTGCTGCTGAGAAAATGCTGCCTTACAGATGAAAACAAACTGCTCCATCCCTTCGTCTTTGGTCAGTACAGAAGAACATGGTTTTATATCACCACAGTTGAAGTTCCAGATTCTTCCATTTTGAAAAAG GTGACTCATTTTTCTATTGTTCTGACCGCCAAAGATTTTAATCCAGAGAAATATGCCGCCTTCACTAGGATATTGTGTAG AATGTACCTGAAGCATGGGAGTCCAGTTAAGATGATGGAGAGTTACATCGCGGTTCTCACGAAGGGGATATGCCAGAGTGAAGAAAATGGCTCTTTCCTTAGCAAGGACTTTGATACCCGAAAGGCATACCTTGCAGGTTCCatcaaag acaTTGTATCTCAGTTTGGAATGGAAACTGTTATCTTACACAcagcactgatgctaaagaaaAGAATTGTCGTCTATCATCCCAAAATAGAAGCTGTCCAGGAGTTTACCAG GACTCTGCCTGCCCTGGTATGGCATCGACAGGACTGGACCATACTTCACTCCTACGTGCACCTGGATGCCGATGAACTGGAAGCCCTACAGATGTGCCCAG AGGCCATGACAATGGGCAAACTGCATAAAGAAATTGGTCAGTTAATTGTCCAGTCGGCAGAAGATCCAGAGAAGTCAGACAGCCAAGTAATACAG GATATCTccctaaaaacaaaagaaatcttcACCAACCTGGCTCCATTTTCAGAAGTTTCGGATGATGGAGAAAAGCGAGTGCTCAATTATGAGGCACTAAAGCAAAGACGATTTCCACCAGCCACAGAAAACTTCCTCTACCATCTAGCAGCCGCGGAGCAAATGCTGAAAATCTGA
- the DENND10 gene encoding DENN domain-containing protein 10 isoform X5, which yields MYLKHGSPVKMMESYIAVLTKGICQSEENGSFLSKDFDTRKAYLAGSIKDIVSQFGMETVILHTALMLKKRIVVYHPKIEAVQEFTRTLPALVWHRQDWTILHSYVHLDADELEALQMCPGYIAGFVDLEVSNRSDLYDVFVNLADSEITIAPLAKEAMTMGKLHKEIGQLIVQSAEDPEKSDSQVIQDISLKTKEIFTNLAPFSEVSDDGEKRVLNYEALKQRRFPPATENFLYHLAAAEQMLKI from the exons ATGTACCTGAAGCATGGGAGTCCAGTTAAGATGATGGAGAGTTACATCGCGGTTCTCACGAAGGGGATATGCCAGAGTGAAGAAAATGGCTCTTTCCTTAGCAAGGACTTTGATACCCGAAAGGCATACCTTGCAGGTTCCatcaaag acaTTGTATCTCAGTTTGGAATGGAAACTGTTATCTTACACAcagcactgatgctaaagaaaAGAATTGTCGTCTATCATCCCAAAATAGAAGCTGTCCAGGAGTTTACCAG GACTCTGCCTGCCCTGGTATGGCATCGACAGGACTGGACCATACTTCACTCCTACGTGCACCTGGATGCCGATGAACTGGAAGCCCTACAGATGTGCCCAG GTTACATCGCTGGATTTGTGGACTTGGAGGTGAGCAATAGATCAGACCTGTACGATGTGTTTGTGAATCTGGCAGACAGTGAAATCACCATTGCCCCGCTCGCAAAAG AGGCCATGACAATGGGCAAACTGCATAAAGAAATTGGTCAGTTAATTGTCCAGTCGGCAGAAGATCCAGAGAAGTCAGACAGCCAAGTAATACAG GATATCTccctaaaaacaaaagaaatcttcACCAACCTGGCTCCATTTTCAGAAGTTTCGGATGATGGAGAAAAGCGAGTGCTCAATTATGAGGCACTAAAGCAAAGACGATTTCCACCAGCCACAGAAAACTTCCTCTACCATCTAGCAGCCGCGGAGCAAATGCTGAAAATCTGA
- the DENND10 gene encoding DENN domain-containing protein 10 isoform X4, which translates to MYLKHGSPVKMMESYIAVLTKGICQSEENGSFLSKDFDTRKAYLAGSIKDIVSQFGMETVILHTALMLKKRIVVYHPKIEAVQEFTRTLPALVWHRQDWTILHSYVHLDADELEALQMCPDQIVKICLQCGRPGFNPWVGKIPWRKAWQPTVFWPGEFPWTKEPGGLHSLELQRGYIAGFVDLEVSNRSDLYDVFVNLADSEITIAPLAKEAMTMGKLHKEIGQLIVQSAEDPEKSDSQVIQDISLKTKEIFTNLAPFSEVSDDGEKRVLNYEALKQRRFPPATENFLYHLAAAEQMLKI; encoded by the exons ATGTACCTGAAGCATGGGAGTCCAGTTAAGATGATGGAGAGTTACATCGCGGTTCTCACGAAGGGGATATGCCAGAGTGAAGAAAATGGCTCTTTCCTTAGCAAGGACTTTGATACCCGAAAGGCATACCTTGCAGGTTCCatcaaag acaTTGTATCTCAGTTTGGAATGGAAACTGTTATCTTACACAcagcactgatgctaaagaaaAGAATTGTCGTCTATCATCCCAAAATAGAAGCTGTCCAGGAGTTTACCAG GACTCTGCCTGCCCTGGTATGGCATCGACAGGACTGGACCATACTTCACTCCTACGTGCACCTGGATGCCGATGAACTGGAAGCCCTACAGATGTGCCCAG ATCAGatagtaaaaatctgcctgcaatgtgggagacctggcttcaatccctgggttgggaagattccctggaggaaggcatggcaacccactgtattctggcctggagaattcccatggaccaaggagcctggtgggctgcactcgttggagttgcaaagag GTTACATCGCTGGATTTGTGGACTTGGAGGTGAGCAATAGATCAGACCTGTACGATGTGTTTGTGAATCTGGCAGACAGTGAAATCACCATTGCCCCGCTCGCAAAAG AGGCCATGACAATGGGCAAACTGCATAAAGAAATTGGTCAGTTAATTGTCCAGTCGGCAGAAGATCCAGAGAAGTCAGACAGCCAAGTAATACAG GATATCTccctaaaaacaaaagaaatcttcACCAACCTGGCTCCATTTTCAGAAGTTTCGGATGATGGAGAAAAGCGAGTGCTCAATTATGAGGCACTAAAGCAAAGACGATTTCCACCAGCCACAGAAAACTTCCTCTACCATCTAGCAGCCGCGGAGCAAATGCTGAAAATCTGA